One window of bacterium genomic DNA carries:
- a CDS encoding response regulator, which translates to MNELGRILIADDEVGFAEVTADLLRDEGYACDCAVDAHDARRLLAGQRYDLLVADIKMPGNDDLEFIEMLPTLAAGLPVILVTGYPSLETAIKSTRLSVVGYMVKPTPIEDFLRLVREAVIRSQTMRMFEHAREQMQEVQQEMSALVAQAGLPLGSPSSGVDIFLHYAIRNILASVADLKNLAHSLSNSQPQAHACHIINCPRHAELCQAIAHAVTVLERTKGSFKSKELAALRHRLEELLAANHQPIGGSARGA; encoded by the coding sequence ATGAACGAATTGGGCCGAATACTGATTGCCGATGATGAAGTTGGTTTCGCGGAAGTGACCGCGGATTTGCTGCGTGATGAGGGCTACGCTTGCGACTGCGCGGTCGATGCCCATGACGCGCGCCGCCTGCTCGCCGGGCAGCGCTATGATTTGCTGGTGGCGGATATCAAAATGCCCGGCAATGATGATCTGGAATTCATCGAAATGCTGCCCACCCTCGCCGCGGGCCTGCCGGTCATTCTTGTCACCGGCTACCCTTCGCTGGAGACTGCCATCAAATCGACGCGTTTGTCGGTGGTGGGCTACATGGTCAAACCCACGCCCATCGAGGATTTTCTGCGCCTGGTGCGGGAAGCCGTCATTCGCTCACAAACCATGCGAATGTTCGAACACGCGCGCGAACAAATGCAGGAGGTGCAGCAGGAAATGAGTGCCCTGGTGGCGCAGGCCGGCCTGCCGCTGGGCTCGCCCTCCTCCGGCGTGGACATTTTCCTGCACTATGCCATTCGCAACATCCTGGCGAGCGTCGCGGATTTGAAGAACCTGGCGCATTCCTTGAGCAACAGCCAGCCCCAAGCACACGCCTGCCACATCATCAATTGCCCGCGCCATGCCGAGTTATGCCAGGCCATTGCGCATGCGGTAACCGTGCTGGAGCGCACCAAGGGATCCTTCAAATCGAAGGAACTGGCGGCGTTGCGTCACCGTTTGGAAGAACTGCTCGCGGCCAATCATCAGCCGATTGGCGGCAGTGCCAGGGGCGCATGA
- a CDS encoding PAS domain S-box protein, translated as MPALPSLDPNKSLTQFVLDAWGDENGLPHGNITSITQTPDGYLWLATAGGLVRFDGVRFVVYNFENTPVFQNNVLRTLLTAADSSLWIATGESGLVRWKNGQFTALTTADGLASNSVWSVCAAPDGALWIHVTQGLHRWQAGKLESFALPDSIARIRSQALSVDQAGYVWLAINQKVFRWRPAEQQPAAPFLSKEGSRVLCLLADRNGAVWIGTHDAGLLRHHEGRISTYTTAAGLAHDRVWRVYEDRAGTIWAATEEGLSRWRHGRFDSFTVPQGLPDGRCRSLYEDREGCLWVGSYSRLYRFKAGRVTMLGKSEGLSPGPARCVFQDSAGSIWIGSNSGLNRLQRENITTFTTADGLPCNDVFAVGPDERGTLWVGTEAGLARFDGSRFHSPPTAPERSRIRVLYDDGVGHLWAGTLNGDVSINANGVFRLWRPNLRDGDCIYWFHRDRAGNFWIGKWGSLLRVKSGAPLHTGPVESESLDTRCCYEEADGTLWLGTLGNGVIRRKAGVSRNFTTKHGLFDNYVWAILEDDAGYLWMSSDRGIWQVHKNDFADLEAGRIVKLPCVAYGRSEGLRVKEGNAMGFPKGWKDRAGRLWFPTMKGVAIVDPQQQIINPLPPPVHIEDVLVDTVAVVWRDHLQLSPNSKNISINYTAASLRQPQNVQFRYRLEGYDAGWIEAGTRRTAYYTNLAPGNYRFRVIACNENNVWNEAGASLRFAIAPHFYQTGWFALLAGLVLSLMVYGGYRWRLHHLEVKQTRLEQLITERTAQLRASDAKNKAILQALPDAIFRLSRQRTFLEFFAAPHFKTYTSPQEFLGKSITDILPAPIARMINQAIDRARQTGQMQVVDYELPTAGQVLHFEAYLVSSENEETLAIVRDITARKLAEKTVREFEAFRLIAEASPIAMTVTRWSDGAILFANQHVARLLAVPREKMTALHSLSLYDNPQERTKLLEIIARAGSIHNQEVKLRRPDGTSFWVLASCQRLEFNGEPALLSGYYDISARKQAEELLERYARTQTALVLANKALLRTLDLDGLLRQILRAAQEAVPAAEKGAILLWEANRRRLKVRSTFGYQDPRVAQLTFAAAEGHAAYVAGSRQPMIIVDNHADAALRSAGEIAEVRALRSAVVAPLILREEVLGVLSLEATRPAVFHESDLELLVAFAGQAALAIDNARLHRQVLASEERYRALFDDNPSMYFTIDAQGTVLSVNRYGAEELGYRAEELVGSSVLQVFHPEDRQAVLQQVQLCLQTSPRTSYWELRKIRKDGSLLWVGEFARALQSPAGEWLILIVCEDITGRKQAEREIRRLNEELEHRVAARTRALQESETKFRTLAEMATAGIFIFRGEQVRYVNPAAERITGYAHEELLQMNFRHLMHPDFQVECSAHGNGELPQARHELRILAKDGHAKWIDFTTSPIDYQGEAAVLGTALDITDRKRLEEQLHDYMEDLERLVEQRTVRIKELERQRIETEKLAATGRMAARIAHEINNPLGIIQTACQLVSRAVPPGHRHYHHLGTIHKEIDRIAQIVRQMLDLHRPHREAPRAFHVEETIGEIVALMQPKAQESRVQLRLDVPHTGAPITLPENQLRQVLYNLLLNAVEASPAGGEVCVQVEIAANRLLLAVRDRGAGIPEEIGSRVFEPFFTTKNKSATGGLGLGLAICKSLVESMNGVIAFDSRSGQGTTFRVSVPLPSRGETHERIGPNTDCR; from the coding sequence ATGCCGGCCTTACCCTCGCTTGACCCGAACAAATCGCTCACGCAATTCGTGCTTGATGCTTGGGGTGATGAGAACGGCCTGCCGCATGGCAATATCACCAGCATCACGCAAACACCGGACGGCTATCTCTGGCTGGCCACCGCGGGCGGCCTGGTGCGCTTTGACGGCGTGCGCTTCGTGGTCTACAATTTCGAAAACACGCCGGTTTTCCAGAACAATGTCCTGCGCACGTTGCTCACCGCTGCCGACAGCAGTCTGTGGATCGCCACCGGTGAAAGCGGCCTGGTGCGCTGGAAGAACGGACAGTTCACCGCCCTGACCACCGCCGACGGCTTGGCCAGCAACTCCGTTTGGTCCGTCTGCGCGGCGCCAGATGGCGCCCTCTGGATTCACGTGACGCAGGGGCTGCATCGCTGGCAGGCCGGCAAACTCGAATCCTTTGCCCTGCCCGACAGCATCGCCAGAATCCGCTCGCAGGCGCTTTCGGTTGACCAAGCCGGATACGTTTGGTTAGCGATCAATCAGAAAGTGTTTCGCTGGCGGCCGGCAGAGCAGCAACCCGCCGCGCCCTTCCTCAGCAAAGAGGGCAGCCGGGTACTCTGCCTCCTGGCCGATCGCAACGGCGCCGTCTGGATCGGCACACACGATGCCGGTTTGCTGCGCCATCACGAGGGCCGGATCAGCACCTACACCACTGCCGCCGGCCTGGCGCATGACCGCGTTTGGAGGGTATACGAAGATCGCGCCGGCACCATTTGGGCCGCAACGGAAGAAGGCTTGAGCCGCTGGCGTCATGGCCGTTTCGACAGCTTCACCGTGCCGCAGGGCCTGCCGGATGGCCGCTGCCGTTCGCTCTATGAAGATCGCGAAGGTTGCCTGTGGGTGGGCAGCTACAGCCGGCTTTACCGCTTCAAAGCCGGCCGCGTGACGATGCTGGGCAAATCAGAAGGGCTCTCTCCCGGACCGGCGCGTTGCGTGTTCCAGGATTCGGCCGGCAGCATCTGGATCGGCTCCAACTCCGGCTTGAACCGGCTGCAGCGTGAAAATATCACCACCTTTACAACCGCAGACGGGCTGCCCTGCAACGATGTTTTTGCTGTTGGCCCTGACGAGCGCGGAACGCTCTGGGTGGGCACCGAGGCAGGCCTCGCCCGCTTCGACGGCAGCCGCTTTCATTCCCCGCCCACCGCGCCGGAGCGCAGCAGAATCCGCGTCCTCTATGACGATGGCGTCGGCCACCTGTGGGCCGGCACCCTCAACGGTGACGTTTCCATCAATGCGAACGGCGTCTTCCGCCTGTGGCGCCCGAATTTGCGCGATGGCGACTGCATCTATTGGTTTCATCGCGATCGCGCCGGCAACTTTTGGATCGGCAAATGGGGAAGCCTACTGCGCGTGAAGTCCGGTGCCCCTCTGCACACCGGGCCGGTCGAAAGCGAAAGCCTCGACACACGCTGCTGCTACGAAGAGGCTGACGGCACGCTCTGGCTGGGCACGCTGGGCAACGGTGTCATTCGCCGCAAGGCGGGCGTTTCCCGGAATTTCACGACCAAGCACGGGTTGTTCGACAACTACGTCTGGGCCATCCTGGAAGATGACGCAGGCTATCTTTGGATGAGCAGCGACCGCGGCATCTGGCAGGTGCACAAGAACGATTTCGCGGATCTGGAGGCCGGCCGGATCGTCAAACTGCCGTGCGTGGCTTACGGCCGGAGTGAAGGCCTGCGCGTCAAAGAGGGCAATGCCATGGGCTTTCCCAAAGGCTGGAAAGACCGCGCCGGGCGCTTGTGGTTTCCCACCATGAAAGGCGTGGCCATCGTTGATCCCCAGCAGCAGATCATCAACCCCCTGCCGCCGCCGGTGCACATCGAGGACGTGTTGGTCGACACGGTGGCGGTGGTTTGGCGGGATCACCTGCAGTTGTCGCCGAACAGCAAGAATATCTCGATCAACTATACCGCCGCCAGTCTGCGCCAGCCGCAAAACGTGCAATTCCGCTACCGGCTGGAAGGCTACGATGCCGGTTGGATCGAAGCCGGCACGCGGCGGACAGCCTACTACACCAATCTCGCCCCCGGCAACTATCGCTTTCGTGTGATCGCCTGCAACGAAAACAACGTGTGGAACGAAGCCGGTGCGAGCTTGCGCTTTGCGATTGCGCCGCACTTCTATCAAACTGGCTGGTTCGCACTGCTCGCCGGCCTGGTGCTGAGCCTGATGGTGTATGGCGGCTATCGCTGGCGCCTGCATCACCTGGAAGTCAAACAAACGAGACTGGAGCAACTGATCACCGAGCGTACGGCACAACTGCGCGCCAGCGATGCCAAGAACAAGGCCATCCTGCAGGCGCTGCCCGATGCCATTTTTCGCCTCAGCCGCCAACGGACCTTTCTTGAGTTCTTCGCCGCGCCACATTTCAAGACGTACACTTCACCGCAGGAATTTCTCGGCAAAAGCATCACGGACATTCTCCCCGCGCCGATCGCGCGCATGATCAACCAGGCCATCGACCGCGCCCGCCAAACCGGGCAAATGCAGGTGGTGGATTACGAGCTGCCCACCGCCGGCCAGGTTCTCCATTTTGAAGCCTACCTGGTGAGCAGCGAGAATGAAGAAACCCTGGCCATCGTGCGCGACATCACCGCGCGCAAGCTCGCGGAAAAGACCGTGCGCGAATTCGAGGCCTTCCGCCTGATTGCCGAGGCCTCTCCCATCGCCATGACGGTGACCCGCTGGTCGGATGGCGCCATTCTCTTCGCCAACCAACACGTTGCCCGCCTGTTGGCTGTGCCGCGCGAGAAGATGACGGCGTTGCACAGCCTGAGTTTGTATGACAACCCGCAAGAGCGTACCAAGCTTCTTGAAATCATCGCCCGAGCCGGCAGCATTCACAACCAGGAAGTGAAGCTCCGCAGGCCTGACGGCACTTCCTTCTGGGTGCTGGCTTCCTGCCAACGCCTCGAATTCAACGGCGAACCGGCTTTGCTGAGCGGATACTATGACATCTCGGCGCGCAAGCAGGCGGAAGAGCTGCTGGAGCGCTACGCCCGCACCCAAACGGCACTGGTGCTGGCCAACAAAGCGTTGTTGCGAACACTCGACTTGGACGGGCTGTTGCGCCAAATTCTGCGCGCGGCGCAAGAGGCGGTGCCGGCCGCGGAAAAAGGCGCCATTTTACTGTGGGAGGCCAACCGCCGGAGGTTGAAAGTGCGCAGCACGTTTGGCTACCAGGATCCGCGCGTCGCGCAATTGACTTTCGCCGCGGCGGAGGGCCATGCCGCGTATGTGGCCGGCTCACGGCAGCCGATGATCATCGTGGATAATCATGCCGACGCGGCCTTGCGCTCTGCGGGCGAAATCGCAGAAGTCCGCGCGCTGCGCAGTGCCGTGGTGGCGCCCCTGATTCTGCGCGAGGAGGTGCTGGGCGTGCTCAGCCTGGAGGCGACGCGGCCGGCGGTGTTTCATGAGAGCGATTTGGAGCTGTTGGTGGCCTTTGCCGGCCAGGCGGCACTCGCCATCGACAACGCCCGTCTCCACCGGCAGGTGCTGGCCTCGGAGGAACGCTACCGCGCGCTGTTCGACGACAATCCCTCGATGTACTTCACCATCGATGCACAGGGCACGGTGCTGTCTGTCAACCGCTACGGCGCGGAAGAACTGGGATACCGGGCGGAGGAATTAGTGGGCAGCTCGGTGCTGCAGGTCTTTCATCCCGAGGACCGGCAGGCGGTGCTCCAGCAGGTGCAGCTCTGTCTGCAGACCTCACCGCGCACGAGCTATTGGGAGCTGCGCAAGATTCGCAAGGACGGCAGCCTGCTTTGGGTGGGAGAATTCGCGCGCGCCCTGCAGAGTCCCGCCGGCGAATGGTTGATTTTGATTGTGTGTGAAGACATCACCGGACGCAAACAGGCGGAGCGTGAGATTCGCCGCCTCAACGAAGAATTGGAACATCGTGTGGCGGCGCGCACGCGGGCCTTGCAGGAGAGCGAGACCAAATTCCGCACGCTCGCGGAAATGGCGACCGCGGGCATTTTCATCTTCCGCGGAGAGCAGGTGCGCTATGTCAACCCGGCGGCGGAAAGAATCACCGGCTATGCGCACGAGGAACTGCTGCAAATGAATTTCCGGCACCTCATGCATCCTGATTTTCAAGTCGAGTGCTCGGCCCACGGCAACGGCGAATTGCCGCAGGCACGCCATGAGCTGCGAATCCTCGCCAAAGACGGCCACGCGAAGTGGATTGACTTCACCACCAGCCCGATCGACTATCAGGGCGAGGCCGCCGTGCTGGGCACCGCGCTGGATATCACCGACCGCAAACGCCTGGAAGAACAACTGCACGATTACATGGAAGATTTGGAGCGGCTGGTCGAACAGCGCACGGTCCGCATCAAAGAGCTGGAGCGGCAGCGCATCGAAACCGAAAAACTCGCCGCCACCGGCCGCATGGCGGCGCGCATCGCGCACGAGATCAACAATCCGCTCGGCATCATTCAAACAGCCTGCCAACTGGTGAGCCGCGCGGTGCCGCCGGGCCACCGCCATTATCATCACCTCGGCACCATCCACAAGGAAATCGACCGCATTGCCCAAATCGTGCGCCAGATGCTCGACTTGCACCGGCCGCATCGCGAAGCGCCGCGCGCCTTTCACGTCGAAGAAACCATCGGAGAAATCGTCGCGCTCATGCAACCCAAGGCCCAGGAAAGCCGCGTCCAGCTCCGGCTTGACGTGCCGCACACCGGCGCGCCGATCACTCTGCCGGAGAACCAGTTGCGGCAGGTGTTGTACAATCTCCTGTTGAATGCCGTCGAAGCTTCGCCAGCCGGGGGCGAAGTGTGCGTGCAGGTGGAAATCGCCGCAAACAGACTGCTGCTCGCGGTGAGAGATCGGGGTGCCGGCATTCCGGAGGAGATCGGCTCGCGCGTGTTCGAGCCGTTTTTCACGACCAAGAACAAGTCCGCGACCGGCGGACTGGGGTTGGGTTTGGCAATCTGCAAAAGCTTGGTGGAAAGCATGAATGGTGTGATTGCATTCGACAGCCGCAGTGGACAAGGCACGACCTTCAGGGTCTCCGTGCCGCTTCCTTCCCGTGGAGAAACACATGAACGAATTGGGCCGAATACTGATTGCCGATGA
- a CDS encoding carbon-nitrogen hydrolase family protein, with translation MKFQLACVQFRSRLGEVDHNLAEMARWCEKAGSMGAAVALFPEACLTGYCRPRDMRRAALPFAGALAERVAAIAAANRLLLAFGMPERDGNEIYNSLILVGPQGDTLARYRKTHLWAAESKWATPGNHLVTCRTELAHFGLMLCYDTRFPEASRVLALRGAEVLLVASAWRSSHVEEWRFCARARALDNGIFVAGSDAILNADHFNCAGGSLIAGPAGEIMALAHYREESIIVAEIDTAAIAARRQDLPLLQQRRPELYAVADK, from the coding sequence ATGAAATTCCAGTTGGCCTGCGTGCAGTTTCGCTCCCGGCTGGGAGAAGTGGATCACAACTTGGCGGAAATGGCGCGCTGGTGTGAAAAAGCCGGCAGCATGGGCGCAGCGGTTGCGCTTTTTCCGGAAGCGTGTCTGACCGGCTATTGCCGGCCGCGCGACATGAGGCGAGCCGCCCTGCCGTTTGCCGGCGCGCTGGCCGAGCGCGTGGCCGCGATCGCGGCCGCCAACCGTCTCCTGCTGGCTTTTGGCATGCCGGAGCGCGACGGCAACGAAATCTACAATTCACTCATCCTCGTCGGCCCCCAAGGCGATACCCTGGCGCGCTATCGCAAAACGCATTTGTGGGCCGCAGAGAGCAAGTGGGCCACACCCGGCAACCACCTGGTGACCTGCCGGACTGAGCTGGCGCACTTTGGCCTGATGCTTTGCTATGACACTCGCTTCCCCGAAGCGAGCCGCGTCCTGGCGCTGCGCGGCGCGGAAGTCCTGCTGGTGGCGAGCGCGTGGCGTTCCAGTCACGTGGAAGAATGGCGCTTCTGCGCCCGCGCCCGCGCGCTTGACAACGGCATTTTTGTCGCCGGCAGCGATGCCATTCTCAACGCCGATCATTTCAATTGCGCCGGCGGCAGCCTGATCGCCGGTCCGGCCGGTGAAATAATGGCGCTGGCGCACTATCGCGAAGAAAGCATAATCGTCGCGGAAATCGATACCGCCGCGATTGCCGCGCGCCGGCAAGACTTGCCGTTGCTGCAGCAGCGCCGGCCGGAGCTTTATGCCGTTGCAGACAAATAG